One genomic region from Burkholderia latens encodes:
- a CDS encoding FKBP-type peptidyl-prolyl cis-trans isomerase, whose protein sequence is MSIIDLSEVKPGSHVTLHYRLALADGADIVNTFSDKPATLLLGAGQLAPSLEQILLGLRVGDHSTFQLTPEQGFGPRNPDMLQRVTLSTLRENGMVGDDFTPGDLIEFNAPDGGRYAGVLKEVSETSALFDFNHPLAGQALTFEVKIIGIL, encoded by the coding sequence ATGAGCATCATCGATCTATCCGAAGTGAAGCCCGGTTCCCATGTGACGCTGCATTACCGGCTTGCACTGGCCGACGGCGCCGACATCGTCAACACCTTCTCCGACAAGCCCGCCACGCTGCTGCTCGGCGCCGGGCAGCTGGCGCCCTCGCTGGAACAGATTCTGCTGGGGCTGCGGGTCGGCGACCATTCGACTTTTCAGCTAACGCCGGAGCAGGGGTTCGGTCCCCGCAATCCCGACATGCTTCAGCGCGTGACGCTGTCGACGCTGCGCGAGAACGGGATGGTCGGCGACGATTTCACGCCCGGCGACCTGATCGAGTTCAACGCACCGGACGGCGGCCGTTATGCGGGCGTGCTGAAGGAAGTCAGCGAAACCTCGGCGCTGTTCGATTTCAATCATCCGCTCGCGGGCCAAGCGCTCACGTTCGAAGTGAAAATCATCGGAATCCTGTAA
- the radC gene encoding RadC family protein, translating to MLSICVAAPATECRDVADTRADPARRAGPAGPRKRRPRNWKPHLPRERLLERGPAALTDAELVALLLGTGGGGRDVFASARALLARFGDSLRDMLDAEPGVFATHPGIGAARSAVLIAVTEIVRRALVEKARERMQIDSPGAVEDYLRLRIGMRPYEVFVTLYLDARHGLIDVEESARGSLTRMAVYPREIVRRALMLNAASLIIAHNHPSGAVQPSAEDRRLTRVLREALTLVDATLLDHIVVGTADTFSFARAGWL from the coding sequence ATGCTGTCAATCTGCGTCGCCGCCCCGGCGACGGAATGTCGCGACGTCGCCGACACGCGGGCCGATCCGGCACGCCGGGCCGGGCCCGCAGGGCCGCGCAAGCGGCGCCCGCGGAACTGGAAACCGCACTTGCCCCGCGAGAGGCTGCTCGAACGCGGGCCGGCCGCACTGACCGACGCCGAGCTCGTCGCGCTGCTGCTCGGCACCGGCGGAGGCGGCCGCGACGTGTTCGCCAGCGCACGAGCGCTGCTTGCGCGCTTTGGCGATTCGCTGCGCGACATGCTGGATGCGGAGCCCGGCGTCTTCGCAACGCACCCCGGCATCGGCGCCGCGCGCTCGGCCGTGCTGATCGCGGTCACCGAGATCGTGCGGCGCGCCCTGGTCGAAAAGGCGCGCGAGCGGATGCAGATCGACTCGCCGGGTGCGGTGGAGGACTATCTGCGACTGCGGATCGGCATGCGTCCGTACGAGGTGTTCGTCACGCTGTACCTGGATGCGCGCCACGGCCTCATCGACGTGGAGGAAAGCGCACGCGGCTCGCTCACGCGGATGGCGGTGTATCCGCGCGAGATCGTGCGGCGCGCGCTCATGCTGAACGCCGCGTCGCTGATCATCGCGCACAATCATCCGTCGGGCGCCGTGCAGCCGAGCGCGGAAGACCGCCGGCTTACGCGGGTGCTGCGCGAGGCGCTGACGCTGGTGGACGCGACGCTGCTCGATCACATCGTCGTCGGCACCGCCGATACATTTTCGTTCGCGCGCGCCGGTTGGCTGTAG
- the rpmB gene encoding 50S ribosomal protein L28, with product MARVCQVTGKAPMSGNNVSHANNKTKRRFLPNLQNRRFWVESENRWVRLRVSNAGLRLIDKNGIDSVLADLRARGEA from the coding sequence ATGGCACGCGTATGCCAAGTAACTGGGAAAGCGCCGATGAGCGGCAACAACGTTTCCCACGCCAACAACAAGACGAAGCGTCGCTTCCTGCCGAACCTGCAAAACCGCCGGTTCTGGGTGGAGAGCGAAAACCGCTGGGTGCGTCTGCGCGTCTCGAACGCCGGCCTGCGCCTGATCGACAAGAACGGCATCGATTCCGTGCTCGCTGACCTGCGCGCACGCGGCGAAGCCTAA
- the rpmG gene encoding 50S ribosomal protein L33, translating into MAKGARDKIKLESTAGTGHFYTTTKNKRNMPEKMAIKKFDPVVRKHVEYKETKIK; encoded by the coding sequence ATGGCAAAAGGCGCACGCGACAAGATCAAGCTCGAGTCGACCGCTGGTACGGGTCACTTCTACACGACCACGAAGAACAAGCGCAACATGCCGGAAAAGATGGCGATCAAGAAGTTCGATCCCGTCGTCCGCAAGCATGTGGAATACAAAGAAACCAAGATCAAGTAA
- the nadB gene encoding L-aspartate oxidase, with product MKFDVAIVGSGLAGLSVALNLADTRRVALIAKRSMMEGASDHAQGGIAAVLDSADSIENHVDDTLVAGGGLCDEGATRYIVEHGREAIEWLISQGVPFTKDDAAELGFHLTREGGHSHRRIIHAADATGHAVLATLSERARQHPNITFFENHHAIDLITSDRLGLPGRRCHGLYALDVDNDRTITIEAPHTVLATGGAGKVYLYTTNPDTATGDGIAMAWRAGCRVSNMEFIQFHPTCLFHPYAKSFLISEAVRGEGGLLKLPDGTRFMPAHDPRAELAPRDIVARAIDFEIKKRGIDCVYLDISHQPEAFLREHFPTIHARCLEFGIDIAKQPIPVVPAAHYTCGGVVTDLAGRTDLAGLYAVGETSYTGLHGANRLASNSLLECLVIGRAAAEAIEAAGFDAETPKALPAWDESRVSDADEEVVVAHNWDELRRLMWNYVGIVRTDKRLERAKHRLSLLRDEIHEYYANFRVTRDLLELRNLVDVATLIVKSAYSRRESRGLHYSRDWPHTLPKALPSVLTPRSRR from the coding sequence ATGAAATTCGACGTGGCGATCGTCGGCAGCGGCCTCGCGGGCCTGTCGGTCGCACTGAACCTGGCCGACACGCGGCGTGTCGCGCTGATCGCGAAACGTTCGATGATGGAGGGTGCAAGCGACCACGCGCAGGGCGGCATCGCGGCCGTCCTCGACTCCGCGGACAGCATCGAGAATCATGTCGACGACACGCTGGTCGCCGGCGGCGGGCTATGCGATGAAGGCGCGACCCGCTACATCGTCGAACACGGCCGCGAAGCGATCGAATGGCTGATCTCGCAGGGCGTGCCGTTCACGAAGGACGACGCCGCCGAGCTCGGCTTCCATCTGACGCGCGAAGGCGGCCACAGCCACCGCCGGATCATCCACGCGGCCGACGCGACCGGCCATGCGGTACTCGCGACGCTGTCCGAGCGCGCGCGCCAGCATCCGAACATCACGTTCTTCGAGAACCACCACGCGATCGACCTGATCACGTCGGACCGTCTCGGCCTGCCCGGCCGCCGCTGTCACGGGCTGTACGCGCTCGACGTCGACAACGACCGCACGATCACGATCGAGGCGCCGCACACGGTGCTCGCGACCGGCGGCGCCGGCAAGGTCTACCTGTACACGACGAACCCGGACACCGCGACCGGCGACGGCATCGCGATGGCGTGGCGCGCGGGCTGTCGCGTGTCGAACATGGAATTCATCCAGTTCCACCCGACCTGCCTGTTCCATCCATATGCGAAGTCGTTTCTGATTTCGGAGGCCGTGCGCGGCGAAGGCGGCTTGCTGAAGCTGCCTGACGGCACACGCTTCATGCCCGCGCACGACCCTCGCGCGGAGCTCGCGCCGCGCGACATCGTCGCGCGCGCGATCGACTTCGAGATCAAGAAGCGCGGGATCGACTGCGTATATCTCGACATCAGCCATCAGCCGGAAGCTTTCCTGCGCGAACACTTCCCGACGATCCACGCGCGCTGCCTCGAATTCGGCATCGACATCGCGAAGCAGCCGATTCCGGTCGTGCCGGCCGCTCACTATACGTGCGGCGGCGTCGTCACCGATCTCGCGGGGCGCACCGACCTGGCTGGCCTGTACGCGGTCGGCGAAACTTCGTACACCGGCCTGCATGGCGCGAACCGGCTCGCGAGCAATTCGCTGCTCGAATGCCTGGTGATCGGCCGCGCGGCCGCCGAGGCAATCGAGGCGGCCGGCTTCGACGCCGAAACGCCGAAGGCGCTGCCCGCATGGGACGAAAGCCGCGTGTCGGATGCGGACGAGGAAGTCGTCGTCGCGCACAACTGGGACGAACTGCGCCGGCTGATGTGGAACTACGTCGGCATCGTGCGCACCGACAAGCGTCTTGAACGCGCGAAGCACCGGTTGTCGTTGCTGCGCGACGAGATCCACGAGTACTACGCGAACTTCCGCGTGACACGCGACCTGCTCGAGCTGCGCAACCTCGTCGACGTCGCGACGCTGATCGTGAAGAGCGCGTACTCGCGCCGCGAAAGCCGCGGACTCCACTACAGCCGCGACTGGCCGCACACGCTGCCGAAGGCGCTGCCGAGCGTGCTTACGCCGCGCTCGCGCCGCTGA
- the nadC gene encoding carboxylating nicotinate-nucleotide diphosphorylase, with translation MTSAVSPLFEAVRAQYGAAFDEAIARNVADAIAEDVGPGDQTGRLVPAGERRRARIIVREQAVLCGVPWFEAVIARIDPSIVVKWHYREGDRMTADSIVCELDGPARALLTAERNGLNFLQLLSGVASATRRYVDRVEGTRAKILDTRKTLPGLRLAQKYAVRVGGGENQRLALYDGILIKENHIAAAGGVGEALDAAFALEAGVPVQVEVETLAQLDTALAHGAQSVLLDNFTLDMMREAVRVAAGKAVLEVSGGVNFDTVRTFAETGVDRISIGALTKDVRATDYSMRIVD, from the coding sequence ATGACCAGCGCGGTTTCTCCGTTGTTCGAAGCCGTCCGCGCGCAATACGGTGCGGCATTCGACGAAGCGATCGCCCGCAACGTCGCCGACGCGATCGCGGAAGACGTGGGCCCCGGCGATCAGACCGGCCGCCTCGTGCCGGCCGGCGAACGCCGCCGTGCGCGCATCATCGTGCGCGAGCAAGCGGTGCTGTGCGGCGTGCCGTGGTTCGAAGCGGTGATCGCGCGGATCGATCCGTCGATCGTCGTGAAATGGCACTATCGCGAAGGCGACCGGATGACGGCGGACTCGATCGTCTGCGAACTCGATGGGCCGGCGCGTGCATTGTTGACTGCGGAGCGCAACGGCCTGAACTTCCTGCAACTGCTGTCCGGCGTCGCGAGCGCGACGCGCCGTTACGTCGACCGCGTCGAAGGCACGCGCGCGAAGATCCTCGATACGCGCAAGACGCTGCCGGGGCTGCGGCTCGCGCAGAAGTACGCAGTGCGGGTCGGCGGCGGCGAAAACCAGCGTCTCGCGCTGTACGACGGGATCCTGATCAAGGAAAACCACATCGCCGCAGCAGGCGGCGTCGGCGAAGCGCTCGATGCGGCGTTCGCGCTCGAAGCGGGCGTGCCCGTGCAGGTCGAAGTCGAGACGCTGGCGCAGCTCGATACGGCGCTCGCGCATGGCGCGCAGTCGGTGCTGCTCGACAACTTCACGCTGGACATGATGCGCGAAGCGGTGCGGGTCGCGGCCGGCAAAGCCGTGCTCGAAGTGTCGGGCGGCGTCAATTTCGACACGGTTCGCACGTTCGCGGAGACCGGCGTCGACCGTATCTCGATCGGTGCACTGACCAAGGACGTGCGCGCAACCGACTACTCGATGCGAATCGTCGACTGA
- the nadA gene encoding quinolinate synthase NadA, giving the protein MQSTIKSVEYDRPVSAGTVCGVGQAWAKVPDAPSAEERAALKARIKALLAREKAVLVAHYYVDAELQELADETGGCVADSLEMARFGRDHDAQTLVVAGVRFMGETAKILSPGKRVLMPDLDATCSLDLGCPADEFSAFCDAHPDRTVVVYANTSAAVKARADWMVTSSIGLEIVADLHARGEKIIWAPDRHLGSYIQKKTGADMLLWQGSCLVHDEFKGIELDLLRAEYPHAKVLVHPESPENVVAQADVVGSTTQLIDAAVKFDATHFIVATDLGILHKMQLAAPGKTFIAAPTAGNSATCKSCAHCPWMAMNGLANLADVLERGHNEIFVDPAIGVRARVPIDRMLDFAAAHKKRVQASGDLQRDQQLFANVGAA; this is encoded by the coding sequence ATGCAATCGACGATCAAATCCGTCGAGTACGACCGGCCGGTCTCGGCAGGAACCGTCTGTGGCGTCGGCCAGGCATGGGCGAAGGTGCCCGATGCGCCATCGGCCGAAGAACGCGCCGCGCTGAAGGCGCGCATCAAGGCGCTGCTCGCACGTGAGAAGGCCGTGCTCGTCGCGCACTACTACGTGGATGCCGAACTGCAGGAACTCGCCGACGAAACCGGCGGCTGTGTCGCCGACTCGCTCGAAATGGCCCGCTTCGGCCGCGATCACGACGCGCAGACGCTCGTCGTCGCCGGCGTGCGCTTCATGGGCGAAACCGCGAAGATCCTGAGCCCCGGCAAACGCGTGCTGATGCCCGATCTCGATGCGACCTGCTCGCTCGATCTCGGCTGCCCGGCCGACGAATTCTCCGCGTTCTGCGATGCGCACCCGGACCGCACGGTCGTCGTCTACGCAAACACCAGCGCTGCCGTGAAGGCGCGCGCGGACTGGATGGTCACGTCGTCGATCGGCCTCGAGATCGTGGCCGACCTCCACGCGCGCGGCGAGAAGATCATCTGGGCTCCCGATCGCCATCTCGGCAGCTACATCCAGAAGAAAACCGGCGCGGACATGCTGCTGTGGCAGGGCTCATGTCTGGTCCACGACGAATTCAAGGGCATCGAGCTCGACCTGCTGCGCGCCGAATATCCGCATGCGAAGGTGCTCGTGCACCCGGAGTCTCCGGAAAACGTGGTCGCACAGGCGGACGTCGTCGGCTCGACCACGCAGCTGATCGACGCAGCCGTGAAGTTCGACGCGACACACTTCATCGTCGCAACCGACCTCGGCATCCTGCACAAGATGCAGCTCGCGGCTCCTGGCAAGACCTTCATCGCCGCGCCGACCGCAGGCAACAGCGCGACCTGCAAGAGCTGCGCGCACTGCCCGTGGATGGCGATGAACGGTCTCGCGAACCTCGCCGACGTGCTCGAGCGCGGCCACAACGAAATCTTTGTCGATCCCGCGATTGGCGTGCGCGCGCGCGTGCCGATCGACCGGATGCTCGATTTCGCGGCCGCACACAAGAAGCGCGTGCAAGCCAGCGGCGATCTGCAGCGCGACCAGCAACTGTTCGCGAACGTGGGGGCCGCATGA
- a CDS encoding acyl-CoA desaturase codes for MLNSLLDFLSHGLLRFSWWQVALFALAVTHVTIIGVTVYLHRCQAHRALELHPIASHFFRAWLWMTTGMLTGQWAAIHRKHHAKCETEEDPHSPQTRGIWKVFLEGAELYRAEAKNEETMRKFSHGTPNDWIERNVYSKYPILGVSLMMVIDVALFGVLGLTVWAVQMVWIPFWAAGVVNGFGHFWGYRNFNSADASTNLFPWGIVIGGEELHNNHHTFATSAKLSNKWYEFDIGWMYIRIMSAFGLAKVKKVAPTPRLNKPKTVLDQETLQAVLSNRYEVMARYGKAVKRAYRQELAHLKELGSSEKYQLMRSARKWFHKDADGLDEPQKKLLPEIFANSQKLQTYFQLRQDLAAIWDRSTASREQLLAQLQDWCHRAEQSGIKALQEFAMRLRRYA; via the coding sequence TTGTTGAATTCCCTGCTCGATTTTCTTTCCCACGGGCTTCTGCGTTTTTCCTGGTGGCAGGTCGCGCTGTTCGCGCTGGCCGTCACGCACGTCACGATCATCGGCGTGACGGTCTATCTGCACCGCTGCCAGGCGCACCGTGCGCTGGAGCTGCATCCGATCGCGAGCCACTTCTTCCGTGCATGGCTGTGGATGACCACCGGCATGCTGACCGGCCAGTGGGCCGCGATCCATCGCAAGCACCACGCGAAGTGCGAAACCGAGGAAGATCCGCACAGCCCGCAGACGCGCGGCATCTGGAAGGTGTTCCTCGAAGGCGCCGAGCTGTATCGCGCGGAAGCGAAGAATGAAGAAACGATGCGCAAGTTCAGCCACGGCACGCCGAATGACTGGATCGAGCGCAATGTGTACTCGAAGTATCCGATCCTCGGCGTGAGCCTGATGATGGTGATCGACGTCGCGCTGTTCGGCGTGCTCGGCCTCACCGTGTGGGCCGTGCAGATGGTGTGGATTCCGTTCTGGGCCGCCGGTGTCGTGAACGGTTTCGGCCACTTCTGGGGCTACCGCAACTTCAACTCGGCCGATGCGAGCACGAATCTGTTCCCGTGGGGCATCGTGATCGGCGGCGAAGAACTGCACAACAACCACCACACGTTCGCGACGTCCGCGAAGCTGTCGAACAAGTGGTACGAGTTCGACATCGGCTGGATGTACATCCGCATCATGTCGGCGTTCGGCTTGGCGAAGGTGAAGAAGGTTGCGCCCACGCCGCGTCTGAACAAGCCGAAGACGGTGCTCGACCAGGAAACGCTGCAGGCCGTGCTGTCGAACCGCTACGAAGTGATGGCGCGCTACGGCAAGGCGGTGAAGCGTGCGTACCGGCAGGAGCTCGCGCATCTGAAGGAGCTCGGTTCGAGCGAGAAGTACCAGCTGATGCGCAGCGCGCGCAAGTGGTTCCACAAGGATGCCGACGGCCTCGACGAGCCGCAGAAGAAGCTGTTGCCCGAGATTTTCGCGAACAGCCAGAAGCTGCAGACGTATTTCCAGCTGCGCCAGGATCTGGCCGCGATCTGGGATCGTTCGACTGCGTCGCGCGAACAGCTGCTTGCCCAATTGCAGGATTGGTGCCACCGCGCGGAACAAAGCGGCATCAAGGCGCTGCAGGAATTTGCGATGCGCCTGCGCCGCTACGCCTGA
- a CDS encoding mechanosensitive ion channel family protein, with translation MENLQSRLLSHRLASVIRDFHQPVMIWQAAVLVGALCFAWVAARFVHGRIDARRRAAGRAPGAGAHSLKRALFPLFGGVFVGIAQFAFDPFMSTSLLSLALVPLFGIGLIYVLFFFARRVFARDGHTHAWLSIVEKIVSTVVWIAMALTVLGIQRDVLGWLDSVQFRVANAHLTLLSVISGALWVCVTLMVAMWLGSVLEERLTRATTLDANLKVVLSRVGRALLVFAAILIGLSLVGIDVTVLGVFGGAVGVGLGFGLQKIASNYVSGFIILLDRSLRLGDAISVGGLQGVVTQIRTRYTVVRGLDGNETLIPNEKLITDVVQNQSSYLTRGYAKVAVQVAYTSDVEQALALLAQAADGVPRVLTEPAPTPYLVAFGADGIDLELGFWIEDAAKGTSGVRSAVNRNIWRLFSEHGVSIPFPQREVRVVGLPEGFAATGVVAEGGPAAGDGAARGRASAA, from the coding sequence ATGGAGAATCTGCAGAGCCGCCTGCTGTCGCACCGGCTGGCATCGGTGATCCGCGATTTCCACCAGCCGGTGATGATCTGGCAGGCGGCGGTGCTCGTCGGCGCGCTCTGTTTCGCGTGGGTGGCCGCGCGCTTCGTCCATGGCCGCATCGACGCGCGCCGCCGGGCTGCCGGGCGCGCGCCCGGCGCAGGTGCGCACAGCCTGAAGCGCGCGTTGTTCCCGCTGTTCGGCGGCGTCTTCGTGGGGATCGCGCAATTCGCGTTCGATCCGTTCATGTCGACGTCGCTGCTGTCGCTCGCGCTTGTGCCGCTGTTCGGTATCGGGCTGATTTACGTGCTGTTCTTCTTTGCGCGGCGCGTATTTGCGCGCGACGGGCACACGCACGCATGGCTGTCGATCGTCGAGAAGATCGTGTCGACCGTCGTGTGGATCGCGATGGCGCTGACCGTGCTGGGCATTCAGCGCGACGTGCTCGGCTGGCTCGACAGTGTGCAGTTTCGCGTCGCCAACGCGCATCTGACGCTGCTGTCGGTAATTTCCGGCGCGCTGTGGGTGTGCGTGACGCTGATGGTCGCGATGTGGCTGGGCTCGGTGCTCGAAGAGCGCCTGACGCGCGCTACCACGCTCGATGCGAACCTGAAGGTCGTGCTGTCGCGGGTCGGCCGCGCGCTGCTGGTGTTCGCGGCGATCCTGATCGGGCTCTCGCTCGTCGGGATCGACGTGACGGTGCTCGGCGTGTTCGGCGGCGCGGTCGGCGTCGGCCTCGGCTTCGGGCTGCAGAAGATCGCAAGCAACTACGTGTCGGGCTTCATCATCCTGCTCGACCGCTCGCTGCGGCTCGGCGACGCGATCAGCGTCGGCGGGCTGCAGGGCGTCGTCACGCAGATCCGCACCCGCTACACGGTGGTGCGTGGCCTCGACGGCAACGAGACACTGATTCCGAACGAAAAGCTGATCACCGACGTGGTGCAGAACCAGTCGTCATACCTGACGCGCGGTTATGCGAAGGTCGCGGTGCAGGTTGCTTATACCAGCGATGTCGAGCAGGCACTTGCGTTGCTCGCGCAAGCTGCGGACGGCGTGCCGCGCGTACTGACGGAGCCGGCGCCGACGCCGTACCTCGTCGCTTTCGGCGCGGACGGCATCGATCTCGAACTCGGATTCTGGATCGAGGACGCGGCGAAGGGTACGTCCGGCGTGCGTTCGGCGGTGAACCGCAACATCTGGCGCCTCTTCAGCGAGCACGGGGTCTCGATCCCGTTCCCGCAGCGCGAAGTCCGCGTGGTCGGGCTGCCGGAGGGCTTTGCCGCGACCGGCGTGGTGGCGGAAGGGGGGCCCGCGGCCGGCGACGGCGCGGCTCGCGGTCGGGCTTCGGCCGCGTAG
- a CDS encoding RsmB/NOP family class I SAM-dependent RNA methyltransferase translates to MKLHGFLIGQTETLLAEVLKFAGPADATTSRFFRAHPKLGHAERGVIAEAVFAVLRRKMEFSHLAESGTGSPARRLTLLGLMQTLGRNALKPFVSETEAAWLEHVSKIDPASLPVRVRTNLPDWIYQALSARFDAEELAQLAAALNYPAPLDLRANVQKATRDQVIDALRANGIDAGETPFAPNGVRVVGKPALTRLKLFEEGQIEVQDEGSQLLCSLVAPRRGEMVVDFCAGAGGKTLALGAMMRSTGRLYAFDVSEKRLAKLKPRLARSGLSNVNPVLIDSEHDAKIKRLAGKIDRVLVDAPCSGLGTLRRNPDLKWRQTRTSIDELAPKQASILASAARLVKKGGRLVYATCSVLDAENEAIVEQFLADHPDFVLVPAQKVLADQRIALETGDCLSLWPHRHATDGFFAAVLERRAQ, encoded by the coding sequence ATGAAGCTGCACGGATTCCTGATTGGCCAGACCGAAACCCTGCTCGCCGAGGTGCTGAAGTTCGCCGGCCCCGCCGACGCAACGACGAGCCGGTTCTTCCGCGCCCATCCGAAGCTCGGGCATGCGGAGCGCGGCGTGATCGCCGAGGCGGTGTTCGCGGTGCTGCGCCGGAAGATGGAGTTTTCGCATCTCGCCGAGAGCGGCACGGGCAGCCCGGCGAGGCGCCTCACGCTGCTCGGCCTGATGCAGACGCTCGGCCGCAACGCGCTGAAGCCGTTCGTGTCAGAGACGGAAGCCGCGTGGCTCGAGCACGTGTCGAAGATCGATCCGGCGAGCCTGCCGGTGCGCGTGCGCACGAACCTGCCCGACTGGATCTACCAGGCGCTGTCGGCCCGTTTCGACGCCGAGGAACTCGCGCAGCTCGCCGCCGCGCTCAACTATCCGGCGCCGCTCGACCTGCGCGCGAACGTGCAGAAGGCGACGCGCGACCAGGTGATCGACGCGCTCCGCGCGAACGGCATCGACGCGGGCGAGACGCCGTTCGCGCCCAACGGCGTGCGCGTGGTCGGCAAGCCGGCGCTCACGCGCCTGAAGCTGTTCGAGGAAGGCCAGATCGAGGTGCAGGACGAGGGGAGCCAACTGCTGTGCTCGCTCGTTGCGCCGCGCCGCGGCGAGATGGTCGTCGATTTCTGCGCGGGCGCCGGCGGCAAGACGCTGGCGCTCGGCGCAATGATGCGTTCGACCGGGCGGCTCTACGCATTCGACGTATCCGAAAAGCGGCTCGCAAAGCTCAAGCCGCGCCTCGCGCGCAGCGGGCTGTCGAACGTGAACCCGGTGCTGATCGACAGCGAGCACGACGCGAAGATCAAGCGGCTTGCCGGCAAGATCGATCGCGTTCTGGTCGACGCGCCGTGCAGCGGCCTCGGCACGCTGCGCCGCAACCCGGACCTGAAGTGGCGTCAAACGCGGACGTCGATCGACGAGCTCGCGCCGAAGCAGGCGTCGATCCTCGCGAGCGCCGCGCGGCTCGTGAAAAAGGGCGGCCGGCTCGTCTATGCGACCTGCAGCGTGCTCGACGCCGAAAACGAGGCGATCGTCGAGCAATTCCTCGCCGATCACCCCGACTTCGTGCTGGTGCCCGCGCAGAAGGTGCTGGCCGACCAGCGCATCGCCCTCGAGACCGGCGACTGCCTGTCGTTGTGGCCGCACCGCCATGCAACCGACGGCTTCTTCGCCGCGGTGCTCGAGCGGCGCGCGCAGTAA
- the purN gene encoding phosphoribosylglycinamide formyltransferase — translation MKKLVILISGRGSNMEAIVRACAQERWPAEVAAVIANRPDAAGLAFAASHGVATAVVDHRAFDGRDSFDAALAAEIDRFAPDLVVLAGFMRILTPAFVRRYEGRLLNIHPSLLPSFKGIHTHQQALDAGVALHGASVHFVIPELDSGAIVAQGAVPVRAGDDAAALAQRVLAVEHVLYPRAVRWFVEGRLRLEDGRAVVAPGEARWIFADQPQTETNEGV, via the coding sequence ATGAAAAAACTCGTGATCCTGATTTCCGGTCGCGGCAGCAACATGGAGGCCATCGTCCGCGCGTGCGCGCAGGAACGCTGGCCGGCCGAGGTTGCCGCCGTGATCGCCAACCGGCCCGACGCGGCCGGCCTGGCTTTTGCCGCGTCGCACGGGGTGGCGACCGCGGTGGTCGACCATCGAGCGTTCGATGGCCGCGACAGCTTCGACGCGGCGCTCGCCGCCGAGATCGACCGCTTCGCGCCCGATCTCGTCGTGCTCGCCGGCTTCATGCGCATCCTTACGCCCGCATTCGTCAGACGATACGAAGGCCGATTGCTGAACATCCACCCGTCGCTGCTGCCGAGCTTCAAGGGCATCCACACGCACCAGCAGGCGCTTGATGCCGGCGTCGCGCTGCACGGCGCGAGCGTGCATTTCGTGATTCCCGAACTCGACAGCGGCGCGATCGTCGCGCAGGGCGCGGTGCCCGTGCGCGCGGGCGACGACGCGGCGGCGCTCGCGCAGCGTGTGCTGGCGGTCGAGCACGTGCTGTATCCGCGCGCGGTGCGGTGGTTCGTCGAAGGGCGCTTGCGTCTCGAGGACGGCCGCGCCGTGGTCGCACCGGGCGAGGCGCGCTGGATTTTCGCGGATCAACCGCAAACCGAAACGAACGAGGGCGTATGA